GATCTGCCGGAGCGATCCCGACTGACGTGCCGCTGCATCCGACGGATGGTCGCTGACGGTAGTAAAGCTCTCCCCGACGTGCCGCATCGGTCCGTGACTGTCGCTCAGGAGCAGGCCCTTGGGGTTGAGCCTCGCGACCGCGGAGGGTGAGGCCGCGGGAACGCACCCCAAGAAAACGCTTCGCCGCGATCCACGTTTCCCCGGGCCCGCGCGACGGTCCGGACTACGACGCACATCGGGGCAGCTCACATCTCGTTCGCGTTGGGTTTCCCAGACGACGACCGGCGGCGCCGGTTTGAGCAGATCTGTCGCGCGGTTGGGCGACGCCCGGCCGCGGTTGGGCTTGTCGCGCGGGCCTGGCAGCGGAGGTCGGGGAATTCGGCGAGCCCTGGCGAGCCGCCGACCTGCGCGGTCTCCGGCGGGAGCGACGGACCGCCGCTGACGCGGACCCGGGAAATGGTCTGGAGATCGTCAGGCGTCGGCGGCGATCGCGTCGGAGAGCTCCTTGGCGACGGCGGCCAGGCGGTTGCGCACCACGCGGGCGGTGGTCATCAGCTCGGCGGCCGGCATCGCGCAGGCCAGCACGATCCGGCGCTCCATGTCCTTGTCGGTGCTGACGAGCACGGCCGCGCACCCGACGCCCTGCCGGTACTGCCCCATCTCCAGCTGCATCCCCCGCCGGTCGCCCGCGGCCAGGTCGGCCTCGAACGCCTCCGGCGTGGTGAGGGTCTGTACGGTGAACGACCGCATCCCCCACTCCTTGAGGTACCGGAAGCGCTGATCGGGCGTCAGCGTGGACAGCAGGGCCTTTCCGAGCGCGGTGGCGTGGGCGCCGTCGTCGAAGCCGGGGACGAGATCCTCCAGGTACGGCGAGCGGGGGCCCTCCGCCGAAGCGGTGATCGCCACGCGGCCGCCCACGAACCGGCCGACGTAGTGGCTGTAGCCGGTCTCCATCGCGGCGCGCCGCAGCGACTCGCCCACCGACGACGGCCCGCGGAACGCCGCCACGAGCTCGCGGTAGCGGTCGGCCACCTCGAGGCCCACGATGTACGTCCCGTCTTCGCGTCGGATCACATAGCCCTCGTAGGCCAGCGTGCGCACGAGGTGGTAAGTCGTGGCAACCGTCAGCTCGCACCGCCGGGCGATCTGCTTCACCGTCAGGCCCCGGGGCGCCCTGCCGACTGCCTCCAAGACACGCAGCGCACGCGAGACGCTACGGATCAGATCCGAAGGTTCCGCCAAGGGGTCGCGCACAACCACCTCCGCCGGCCGGGGACTTACACCATATGAAAAACCGCCCGATAACGAAATGCCCATTCGGATCGAAGGCATCGGATGTACGGCGACCGTCGGTGGGCGTAGCACCACGTTGCGTTGGTTTACCCCGTTCTTCGGGGCTTATGTCCACATTCGATCTTCATGTTTTGCAGATGGAATTTTTCTCGCGCGCACATGCGACACCCGCCCGTTCGGTCGCCTGTCATCGCCCAGCCCGGAGCCGGCAGGCGGATGATCACCTCAAGCCGGCCGCAGCCGCCACCGTCCGCCGCGCGGTGACTTTCGACTCCCGTTTCGACAGGGCGGCGCTCCGGCCGTGCCCGCAAAACGACGCATCGGCGATGGCACATGCGTCGTTACGGGACCGCCGGAGAGTGATCTGCGCCACGCAAATTGCTTCAAAGAAATTGCGGAAACTTGGCCCCGTCCGGCCTGTTGATCATCGCCACGCGGGTCTCACCGCGCCCCGGCCGGCGCTGCGCGTGCCGCGGCCGGCGGTCAGTTGGTGCGGTCGGCGATGAAGTCGCAGAGGGACTCCAGCGCCCGCTTCGGCGCGCCGTCCGGCAGCGGCGAGAGGCGGTAGCGGGCGTCCTCCGCGTACGTGCGGACGGTCTCGCGGGCGCGCTTGAGAGCCGGCGACTCGCGCAGCAGGCCCAGCGCCTCGGCGTGCAGGGCGTCGTCGGTGACCGGGCCAGCCGCGAGGATCTCGCGCAGGCGGGTCGACGCGGCGTCGGCGTCGTCGGAGGCCTGTGCGTAGAGCACCGGGAGCGTGGGCACGCCCTCGCGCAGGTCGGTGCCGGGCGTCTTGCCGGACTGGTCGGAGTCGGAGGCGATGTCGAGCAGGTCGTCGGAGAGCTGGAAGGCCACGCCGATCGTCTCGCCGTACCCCGCCAACGCCTCGATGTGCTCGGGCGCCGCCCCGCCGAACATGCCGCCGAAGCGGGCGGACGTGGCGATCAGCGACCCGGTCTTTTCGGAGATGACCTCCAGGTAGTGGGCCACCGGGTCCTCGTCGCGGGGACCGACCGTCTCGGCGATCTGGCCGTGCACCAGCCGGGCGAACGTGCGGGCCTGCAGCCGCACCGCCTCGGGGCCCAGCTCGGCGGCGATGTCCGCGGCGCGGGCGAAGAGGTAGTCGCCGACCAGGATGGCGACCGAGTTGGTCCAGCGCGAGTTGGCGCTCTGGGCACCCCGGCGCACGGACGCCTCGTCCATCACGTCGTCGTGGTAGAGGGTGGCCAGGTGGGTCAGCTCCATCACCACCGCGGCCGGCACCACGAGCGGCGCGCCCGGATCGCCGAAGTGGGCGCCCAGCGCCACGACGAGCGGCCGGAAACGCTTGCCGCCGGCGTCGACGAGGTGGCGTGCCGCCTCTGTGACGAACGGGTCCGCGCTCTTGACGCCGACCCTCAGCTCTTCCTCGACCACGGCCAGTGTCTGCCGCACGGCGGCTTCGAGAGCGGGATCGACAAAATCGAGCCCGATCGACGTTAATCCGCCCGTACCCTGCGCCCCGCCCACGAGCCAACGATGCCACACCGCCCTGACGGGCGGTGTGGCAGGGAGCGCTACAGGACCTACCTCACACCAGGCCCGGTGAGCACTAGCGGACGAACTCCGCCGCGTTGCTCGTCAGGTCGAGCAGTGGCGCCGGCGCGACGCCCAGCACCAGGGTCGCCACGACGCCGATCATCAGGGCGGCAGCGGTGAGGCCACCGGGATCGACACGGCTGGAGTGGTCTCACCAGGCTCGGAAAGCCACATCATCACCACGACGCGCAGGTACGGGAACGCGAGCAGCATGCTCGTGACCACCCCGAAGATCACCAGCCACGCCTCGCCGGAGTCCAGGGCCGCTCCGAAGACCGCGAACTTCGCGATGAAGCCGCTGGTCAGCGGGATACCGGCGAACGCCAGCAGGATGAACGTGAAGAGGCCGGCAAACAGCGGCGAGCGGCGGCCCAGCCCGGCCCAGCGGGACAGGTGGGTGGCCTCCCCGTCGGCGTCGCGCACCAGCGTGACCACGGCGAAGGCGGCGATCACGGTGAAGCCGTACGCGACGAGGTAGAACATCGTGCTGGACAGGCCGTCCTTGGAGAGCGCGAGCACGCCGACAAGCAGGTAGCCGGCGTTCGCGATCGAGGAGTAGGCGAGCAGCCGCTTGATGTCCGTCTGCGTGACCGCGAGGACCGCGCCGACCAGCATCGTGAGCACCGCGATCACGCCGAGGATCGGCGTGTAGTCCCACGCCGCGCCGTCGAGGGCGACGTAGAGCACGCGGAGCAGCGCGCCGAACGCGGCGACCTTGGTGCAGGCCGCCATCAGGCCGGTGATCGGCGTCGGGGCGCCCTGGTACACGTCCGGCGTCCAGACGTGGAAGGGCGCCGCTGCCGCCTTGAAGAGCAGGCCGATCGAGAGCAGCGCGATGCCGCCGTAGAGCAGCACGGTGCTCTGCGAGGACTCGCGCACGGCGTCGTGGATGTCGCCGAAGTGGACACTGCCCGCGTATCCGTACACCAGGGCGACACCGAACAGGAAGAACGCGGAGGCGTACGCACCGAGCAGGAAGTACTTCAGCGCCGCCTCCTGGCTGAGCAGGCGCCGCCGGCGGGCGAGCGCGCACAGCAGGTACAGCGGCAGTGAGAAGACCTCCAGCGCCACGAACATGGTCAGCAGGTCGTTCGCCGCGACGAAGAGCAGCATGCCGGCGATCGCGAAGACGGCCAGCGGGTAGATCTCCGTGGCGCCCTGCGAGCGGGTGGCCTGCCGGCGGTCGGCGTCGGAGCCGACCGTGATCGCGGCTTGGGCCACGAACGCGCCACCCTGCTCCAGCGAGCGGTCGCCGACCAGCAGCAGCGCCATCAGCCCGAGCAGGATGATCGCGCCCTGCAGGAAGAGCGTCGGGCCGTCGATGGCCACCGCGCCGCCGGCGGTGATGATGCGGGTGTCCGACTCGATCACGATGACGACGAACGCGGCCACGAGGCCGAGCAGCGCCAGCACGAGCTGGGTGGTACGCCGGGCCGAGCGCGGCAGCACCGCCTCGAAGAACACGCCCACGCAGGCGACGCCGAACAGGATCAGCATCGGCGCGACGGCGCCGTAGTCGATCGCCGGAAGCTTGAGATCTTGCATCAGCGCGATGCCTCCTGGACCGCGGGCGCGGGATCAGACTTGTCGACGTCCTGCATGGTCGCCTGGACGGCGGGGTTGATGACGTCGGTGACCGGCTTCGGGTAGAAGCCGAGCAGCAGGATGAGCAGGATCAGCGGGGCGACCACGACCTTCTCGCGGATCGTCAGGTCACGGCGCATCGCGTCCACTGTGGTGAGTGCTGGGTTGAGCGTGCCCTGTGTGGTGCGCTGCACCATCCACAGCACGTACGCGGCGGCCAGGATGATGCCCGCGGTGGCGATCACCGCGACCGTCTTGTTGACCGTGAACGTGCCCAGCAGCACCAGGAACTCGGATACGAACGGCGCCGTGCCGGGCAGCGCGAGCGACGCGAGACCGGCGAAGAAGAGCACGCCGGCCAGGAGCGGCACAAGCTTGCCCGCGCCGCCGAAGTCGCTCACCAGCGCGGAGCCGCGGCGGGCCACGAACATGCCGACCACGAGGAAGAGCAGGCCGGTGGCGAGGCCGTGGTTGACCATGTAGAGCACCGCACCGGTGCCGGCCTGCGTGGTGAACGCGAAAATGCCGATACCGATGAAGCCGAAGTGCGCGATCGACGTGTACGAGACGAGCCGCTTGAGGTCGTTCTGCCCGACCGCGAGCAGGGCCGCGTAGATGATGCCGATCAGCGCGATCGCCAGCGCGTACGGCGCGAACCAGCGGGACGCCTCCGGGAAGAGCGGGAGGCAGTACCGCAGGATGCCGAACGTGCCGACCTTGTCGAGCACGCCGACGAGCAGCGCGGCCGAGCCGGCCGGCGCGGCACCACCGGCGTCCGGCAGCCAGGTGTGGAACGGGAAGAACGGTGCCTTGATCGCGAACGCGACGAAGAAGCCGAGGAACAGCCACCGCTCGGTGCCGGTCGAGAAGTCGGCCGACAGCAGCTGCTGCCAGTCGAAGGTCTTGCCGCCCAGCGCCCACAGCCCGATCACCGCGGCCAGCATGAAGAGGCCGCCGACAAGCGAGTAGAGGAAGAACTTCACCGCCGCGTACTGGCGCTGGTGGCCGCCGTACGAGCCGATGAGGAAGTACATCGGGACCAGCATGATCTCGAAGAACACGTAGAACAGGAACACGTCGGCGGCCGAGAAGACGCCGAGCATCGTGCTCTCCAGCGCGAGCAGCAGGGCGAAGTAGACCGGCACGCTCCGCTTGGAGTTGTCCGCGTCGTGCCACGACGCCAGGATCACCAGCGGCACCAGCACCGCGATCAGCAGCAGCATCACCAGTGCGATGCCGTCGACCGCGAACGTGAAGCGCGCGTCCCACGCGGGGATCCACGTGTAGGACTCGCGGAACTGGAAGCGGTCGCCCTTCGCGTCGTACGCGATCCACATCACGGCCGCGAGCACCGCGACCGCGACCGACCAGATCAGCGCGACCCGCTTGGCGAGCTCCGGCTTGGTGCGCGGCAGGAACGCCACCACCAGCGCACCGACGAGCGGCGCTCCGGTCAGGATGGACAGGAACGGAAAGTCACTCACGCCAACCATCCCAGCTGGAGAGCAAGGAACGCGGCCACGACCAGCAGCGCACCGGTGAGCATGGACATCGCATACGACCGCACGAAGCCGGTCTGCAGCCGGCGCAGCCGGCCCGAGCCGCCCCCGACCGCCGCCGCGAGCCCGTTGACCAGCCCGTCGATGCCACGGTTGTCGAGGAAGACGAGCGCCCGGGTGAGGAAGATGCCGGGCTTTTCGAAGACCGCCTCATTGAACGCGTCCGCGTAGAGGTTGCGCCGCGCCGCGGTGACGATCGGGCCGGCCGGCTGCTCCTGCAGGGCCGTGCCGTTGCGGAACAGCGCGTACGCCAAACCGGCGCCGAGCACGGTGACCACAATGGACAGCGCCGTGATCAGGCCGTGGGAGAGGACCGCCTCGTGCTCCGTGTGCTCGCCGAGCACCGGGTTCAGCCAGTCCGGCACCGAGCTCGCCATCAGGGCGCCCGCGCCGACCGAGCCGACCGCCAGCAGGATCAGCGGGATCGTCATCACCGGCGGCGACTCGTGCGGGTGGTCGATGTCCTCGGTCCACCGCTTCGGGCCGTGGAACGTCAGCACGAAGAGCCGGGTCATGTAGAACGCGGTGAGCGCGGCACCCAGCAGCGCGGCCATGCCGAAGAGCCAGGCGGTCCAGCCCTCCCGCTCGAAGGCCGCCACGATGATCGGCTCCTTCGTGAAGTACCCGGACAGCGGCGGGATGCCGATGATCGCGAGCCAGGCGAGGCCGAAGGTGGCCCAGGTGATCTTCATGTACCGCCACAGCCCGCCGAAGCGGCGGATGTCGGTCTGGTCGTGCATGCCGTGCATGACCGAGCCGGCGCCGAGGAAGAGGCCGGCCTTGAAGAAGCCGTGGGCGAGCAGGTGGATGATCGCCAGTGCGTACGCGCCGCCGCCCAGGCCGACGCCGAGGAACATGTACCCGATCTGGGAGACCGTCGACCAGGCCAGCACCCGCTTGATGTCGTCCTTGGCGCAGCCGATGATGCAGCCGATCAGCAGCGTGAGCGCGCCGACGCTGACCACGACCATCTGCAGTGTCTCGTTCGCCGAGAAGACCGGGTTGGACCGGGCGATCAGGTAGACGCCGGCGGTGACCATCGTGGCGGCGTGGATGAGCGCGGAGACCGGGGTCGGGCCTTCCATCGCGTCCGGCAACCACGCCTGCAGCGGAAACTGGCCGGACTTGCCGGTCGCGCCGAGCAGGAGCAGCAGGCCCAACATCAGCACCACGCCGGCGGAAAGCTCACCGACGCCGTTGAAGACGTCCGCGTAGTTGGTGGAGCCGAGCTGCTGGAACATCAGGAAGATGGCGATCGCGAAGCCGGCGTCGCCGACCCGGTTCATCAGGAACGCCTTCTTGCCCGCGGTGGCCGCCGACGGCCGGTCGTACCAGAACGCGATCAGCAGGTACGACGCGAGACCCACGCCCTCCCAGCCGAAGTAGAGCATCACGAAGTTGTTGCCGAGCACCAGCAGCAACATCGCGGCGGCGAAGAGGTTGAAGTACCCGAAGAACTTGCGCCGCCCCGGGTCGTGCTCCATGTAGCCCACCGCGTAGAGGTGGATCAGCGAGCCGACGCCGGTGATGAGCAGCACGAAGACGGCGGACAGCGGGTCGAAGAGCAGCCCGAAGTCCACGTGGAACGAGCCGACCGAGATGAAGTCGAAAAGCTTCAGCTCGACGCTCT
The window above is part of the Phytohabitans houttuyneae genome. Proteins encoded here:
- a CDS encoding IclR family transcriptional regulator yields the protein MRDPLAEPSDLIRSVSRALRVLEAVGRAPRGLTVKQIARRCELTVATTYHLVRTLAYEGYVIRREDGTYIVGLEVADRYRELVAAFRGPSSVGESLRRAAMETGYSHYVGRFVGGRVAITASAEGPRSPYLEDLVPGFDDGAHATALGKALLSTLTPDQRFRYLKEWGMRSFTVQTLTTPEAFEADLAAGDRRGMQLEMGQYRQGVGCAAVLVSTDKDMERRIVLACAMPAAELMTTARVVRNRLAAVAKELSDAIAADA
- a CDS encoding polyprenyl synthetase family protein; this encodes MGLDFVDPALEAAVRQTLAVVEEELRVGVKSADPFVTEAARHLVDAGGKRFRPLVVALGAHFGDPGAPLVVPAAVVMELTHLATLYHDDVMDEASVRRGAQSANSRWTNSVAILVGDYLFARAADIAAELGPEAVRLQARTFARLVHGQIAETVGPRDEDPVAHYLEVISEKTGSLIATSARFGGMFGGAAPEHIEALAGYGETIGVAFQLSDDLLDIASDSDQSGKTPGTDLREGVPTLPVLYAQASDDADAASTRLREILAAGPVTDDALHAEALGLLRESPALKRARETVRTYAEDARYRLSPLPDGAPKRALESLCDFIADRTN
- a CDS encoding NADH-quinone oxidoreductase subunit M; protein product: MSDFPFLSILTGAPLVGALVVAFLPRTKPELAKRVALIWSVAVAVLAAVMWIAYDAKGDRFQFRESYTWIPAWDARFTFAVDGIALVMLLLIAVLVPLVILASWHDADNSKRSVPVYFALLLALESTMLGVFSAADVFLFYVFFEIMLVPMYFLIGSYGGHQRQYAAVKFFLYSLVGGLFMLAAVIGLWALGGKTFDWQQLLSADFSTGTERWLFLGFFVAFAIKAPFFPFHTWLPDAGGAAPAGSAALLVGVLDKVGTFGILRYCLPLFPEASRWFAPYALAIALIGIIYAALLAVGQNDLKRLVSYTSIAHFGFIGIGIFAFTTQAGTGAVLYMVNHGLATGLLFLVVGMFVARRGSALVSDFGGAGKLVPLLAGVLFFAGLASLALPGTAPFVSEFLVLLGTFTVNKTVAVIATAGIILAAAYVLWMVQRTTQGTLNPALTTVDAMRRDLTIREKVVVAPLILLILLLGFYPKPVTDVINPAVQATMQDVDKSDPAPAVQEASR
- the nuoL gene encoding NADH-quinone oxidoreductase subunit L — encoded protein: MHETVEYAAADGFLSTVWLLVAIPLASAAILLLLGKRADKWGHLLGVGSIAVSFVLGLIYFLQLRGLDNKSVELKLFDFISVGSFHVDFGLLFDPLSAVFVLLITGVGSLIHLYAVGYMEHDPGRRKFFGYFNLFAAAMLLLVLGNNFVMLYFGWEGVGLASYLLIAFWYDRPSAATAGKKAFLMNRVGDAGFAIAIFLMFQQLGSTNYADVFNGVGELSAGVVLMLGLLLLLGATGKSGQFPLQAWLPDAMEGPTPVSALIHAATMVTAGVYLIARSNPVFSANETLQMVVVSVGALTLLIGCIIGCAKDDIKRVLAWSTVSQIGYMFLGVGLGGGAYALAIIHLLAHGFFKAGLFLGAGSVMHGMHDQTDIRRFGGLWRYMKITWATFGLAWLAIIGIPPLSGYFTKEPIIVAAFEREGWTAWLFGMAALLGAALTAFYMTRLFVLTFHGPKRWTEDIDHPHESPPVMTIPLILLAVGSVGAGALMASSVPDWLNPVLGEHTEHEAVLSHGLITALSIVVTVLGAGLAYALFRNGTALQEQPAGPIVTAARRNLYADAFNEAVFEKPGIFLTRALVFLDNRGIDGLVNGLAAAVGGGSGRLRRLQTGFVRSYAMSMLTGALLVVAAFLALQLGWLA